In Sander vitreus isolate 19-12246 chromosome 8, sanVit1, whole genome shotgun sequence, the genomic window GTCTCAGCCAACGAGAGCGTCTCCCTGCACATCACCTCCCAGTCAGGGATGAACATGTTCCGAGCCTGCTGCCTCCTGTAGgcgtgagtctgtgtgtgaaagCTCATACTacctgtgtttgttttcctctggtTTGAATCAGAAAGGTCCACGTTAAGGATTGAACCCAATGATCGCTGTGCACTTTTTAGTCGGTAGTATGTTAAAAGGAGCTTTCAGACACAGTGTCGGTGCCCGTCTGTGCCCGCAGCTCCCCCAAACCTGAATTCTCCTGCAGACTGCACTAGTCGCTGCTCAAGTTCTTTCGCTTTAAAAATCCAGCTGTAATCCATTGCTGCTGGATCTTAATTGGTTTGAACTTTTTTACCTGTAGTGGTGCAatgacatctttttttaaaaagcagaagATGTGCATATCCCAAATTCTTTATAGGTGCTAGACAGAGGACACATGGTaagaataaaaagtaaaatatgtcTTCAACACTAAACAGGACcggatataaataaataaataaataaaaagtgcaCATGACACCGTTTCGCCGACTTGACTTGATCATGATGAAGATTGAGTGCCTGAAATGTTGCATGAAAGTTTATacttggaaacagcagttgagaAAATAACCTCATTAGGTCAGTTTAGTAGCTGTTCTTTAACTGCTCAgaagaaatgaaaatgtgaaaatctGCGGTTCCATTATAACAGGGTAACACTATCTGACGAAAAGCTCTAGAACAGCTAATAATTCAAACTTTTGGtgagatagttttttttttgttgaaaactaTCTTCACAACAGAGAAAAGGCAACCAAAatcacctttttaaaatattgtcaATGTGCAATTTTCTTTGTTTGTAATTGGTTGTCCTTCAGTGTTTCTGTaattttttccctttttattccacacacacacacacacacacacacacacacacacacacacacacactaacagctGCATGTTTTTATCCTATTAATATACATTCAAACAGCACTGAAACAGGGTGGGGGATATGTTTACACTGGTGCAGTACACTGCCACTCACTGCTTTGTACAAGTACAGTCCAGAGCCACCTTGTTGAGGACTGAGCATGTCTGTTATATGAGCCAGCAGTTAGTCTTTTCACTGGTGCAAACTAACAGTTTCATCATTTTAGATTAGCTTGAACAAGTAATTATCCACCTCTAAGGGGGAAAATGCTTTGTTAGTATATCAACAGTAGTGTAATACTGAGATGCCTGTGCATGTTTGATTTAAAGCAGTGATACTGGAGAGGGCCTTTTCAATCAAGTATTACTGCTGTTAACTGTTACCAGCGCATGTTTACAGTCTGGAAACTTCTCCTCAAAGTAGTAAGCAatcataaagataaaaaaaaacaaagagggcCTCTAACTATGGCCGTCCCAGTAAGCACGACTACATGGGAATCAGAATTGCATAttaattcaaactttaaaagtTATATATGCCTAATAATGTACTACTGCTGCTTGTTGCATATTTATACAATTTGACCCAAACCTGTTGACACATCCACATCTTGTACAgttgtaaaacaaaatgctgcAATCAATTTAAAGTATTATCAGAGGAAACTGTCTGTATTTCTGAGTATTTGAAAACAATTTTTTACAGactttgcatgttttgttgtttgtactGATACTTGACATTACATACTAAGAAATATGAACCCTGAAACAGCACTGTATGAGGTATTTACCTGAACATTATATCATGAGGTAAGTTAATCGTGACAGTACAATCTTTTCCAACATATTGCTACAATATTGTAACTAGATTATTTCAGTATGGTGCACATTTCTCCATAATATTCCAGTTCAAACCAGGGTCCATCTGAATTCAGTCAATCATGGAGTGGATTTTCTTGTTGTAATAATTTGTATGGGTTATCTTGAATTAAATATTTGAGAATCGATGATCTATCTGCCTGCCAGCCTACCAGTGAGTAAATATTTATCTTAGTTGACCTGAATGAATGACTAGAGTGAAATGAGCCAGCGCTGGTAATGCTTTGACCTACTTCATGACCATGTTAGTGATGGAGGTGGATCTGTAAGCTTGTCCCGAATGAAGATGCACTAAAACgttgtttgttgttgctgaAATTGTTCAGAAATGGAAGACTTTTCAAGAGAGGGATGTTAATAGTAAACATCACTGCGTTTGTTTTTTCGATTATAGAACCATTAACTTCCTTTTTAGCTCTAGAATTGTAGAGCCTCCAATTATTTTTGTCAACAACTTACTATTTACCATCTTGTCAAAATGGTTTAATTTAGTAATGTAGAGGTCACTGTTTCAAACATGAtctgatttagattttttacttttaatttaacTATCAGACTTTTGTTACTGATCTTGCTTTGCGTCAcctttttagttttattattttatcgtCTAGGACTTTGCACAgaatttatttttccttttgacTCATGTCCTTCAAATGCACACAAAGCTGAAGGCCACActgttttaccttttttattgttttatttaactatAGTGAGAACAATTTTTGGACTATTTCTCTAGTGAGGGCATGGTTTAGCATTTTAAAATGGTTTAATATGGTGATGCTGTCGCCTGGGACTGCAGAGAACGTGTATGTAAAAGTAGTTTAATAAAGCCTGCTTCCATTACTACCCCATCTGAATTCCTTGTTTTTTGTTGGATCTGTACAGTTTGTTGTTtaaaccagagatcttcaacagggggtccgggaccactggggggggggtcctcagagttactgcagagGAGCCACCAAATCattgtttgaaaatatacattaacatgaatccaacatattatttgtaaagctaaatctttatttttttaatttacacaacattcatgataggcttactggcctataggtaaggtagccatccacagatagaGTTAAGCTCAAGGATTCACTGTTCAACATTTAAAACCTGATGTATATCggacgcctgggtagctcaacttgtagagcgcgcgcccatatatagaggtgtactCCTCGACGCTGCggattcgactccgacctgcgtgtcattccccccccccctttcatggcttcagctgtcctatacaaataaaggcctaagatgcccaaaaaataaaataatcttaaaaaaataaaaatgatgtataaatatttcGACAATTATgctaatagcttagtattgtatgcaccattaAAAAAGGTATATAAAGGCTCTAGGCCACCCCAAAGACTAGATTAGACACCGGTCAAAATACATTAAAGGCCTGTTAAAAGAAGCAGGTTTAGGGGCACCTCGATGGCTCGCCTGgtggagcgtgcgccccatgtgcagaggctcagtcctcgccgcGGCGGCCGTGGGGATTGCTTTCGACCTGttgctctttgctgcatgtcgttccccctctctctcccctttcatgtctaagctgtagagcccgaccgatatatcggcgggccgatattatgcattttccaaactatcagtATCGGTATTTATAATGgctgatgaatgaatatttaaaaaataaaataaaaacagacaaaacacccttcaaccatgttatgagtgttggtgttgcatagtttgtccaccagagggcgcactacaacgtccctgttggcaacactcgcgtttaaccctttaagtttcgtATCTTAAGTCTgtctttttatacattttatttatcagaactttaatatattttgatattcctctgttcttttttttttaagattattttttgggcattttcggcctttatttttgacaggacagatgaaaacgtgaaaggggagagagagggggaaagatgtgcagcaaagggctgcaggtcggagtcgaacccaggccTGCTGCATcgaagagtaaacctctatagatgggcgcccactctatcaactgagctatctgggcacccGATGtgcctctgttctgttgtgacaataaaacaaacaagtttatttttaaactgcatcatcatattattttagcgaggactcataaataactacaaataactaatgttagggaaattgTTTTGTTATGCGTTTCTGGAttcaaaattatatatatatatatatatatatatatatatatatatatatatatatatatatatatatatatatataggaagagaaggagagagagagagagcgagagagatagatatcggccgatatatcagaatatcggatttttaaatcaccaaatatttgtatcgatatcggccttaacaatcctttatcggtcgggctctactaagctgtcctatcaaataaaggcctaaaatgccaaaaaaaataaagatagcaGGTTTATGGAGTTATCCGGATAACTTTGTAGAGTCTAACCTGACACGGTTCTTTTTAGAGTGTAAGAGAttgccggatgtcaggctttatcccagcaatggaCATCCGCTGAGCCAGACTAAGAGCTGGGCAATAATTCAACAATATCGCATGTTGACTTTGAAATGATATCGTATAAGGACATTCTtcttaatattgtgatatttattgatttaaatattCACATATTTATCAACCAACCAACCAGCAATGAAGTATAGAATTTGGGACACGCTGTAGAAATATAACACGTTTATTTGCAGATTAATTTACCTCCAATAAAAATGTTCTTTAGAGCTTATGGAAACCTTGAAGTAAATTCAGAATAAAAGtacaaaacattttctcagTAACAAACCTTTATACATAACCTAGTCATCACTATTTCCACACATTGATGACTACAAGTCAAGCTGCCGGGTTGAAAGTGGAATAAGAGAAAAATCTGCACAcaattatatacatttttaccaTTTATAACCACAAAAACAGACGTTTGAATCTCGGCTTTTTGTTAAGGAATACTCTTTATGCCTGTTTGTTGTTCCTGAAAGAAATAGTGGATGGGTTGATAATGGTGCAATAAACTGAAGTGCATGTTTCTGGAATAATCAAAAAGGGGGAGATTGAAGTTTACGGATTTGGAACTGACTGACAAGGCCAATCAAGGTAGTCTAGAAGAACTAAAGGCCCTATTAGGCAAAGGACAAACCCATCTCACCCTTATCTAAGTGCTGCATCAGGCTGAAGTAGTAATGTGCGACTTCCAGATGTGCAGGCATTGCCTTCGTACGTTTCCCTCACCTTTCCAAAGCTTCCATGAACTGTTGCAGGAATAATAATCCATTTGCGCTGTAGTTGTTTCCCTTTATGCGTCACCAAAGAGGATGTTTGAAGTGATTTTCTCCAGTCGGTTTTTCATTTCTTCCACCATCAACCATTGTAGTAAACTGACAGCTTTGGCTCGGTATGCACAGAAAGAACAAAAGCCCTCTTTGTTCTTTTGCCATCAAGCAATGCAGTGGGTTTCATATGTTTTAACTTGTGGCTTTGTCTTCTTTCTTCCCGCTCTGTCTGAAGTTCTCCCATAGGGTGTGCTGTTCTGGTGGCTTACAGGGCACTTTAGATTTAGCAGCTTTGACAGCAGGTTTGTTTTTCATGGTGTCCAGAGTAAACCTATGCCTACAGATCAATTCTGGTGTGGGCTGAAGCACACTAAACAGTGCCTGTAATGCCCGCACATCCTCCAAAGCATCATGGGCCTTGTAGTTCACACCCAGGAGCTCCCTGACCAGGTTCTCCTGTCGAAAACTCTGGAGGCCGCGGTCCTTCAGCATCTCCCGAGCCAGTGGTAGAGTGTCAACATAGCCGGAGACTGCCGACTCAAACTCTGCCCTGAGGTCCAGTTCATCGAGAGCTCGAGCCAACAGTGGACAGTCGAAGCAGCGGATGTTGTGGCCAATGACAAGCGGGCGTCTGAGCATCTGAAGAAAAGCTATAAAGGAGACCAGGACCTCTCGCAGGGAGTTGGTGAGGACAAGTTGTCGATGGAGGTACAATCTCTGTCTGCGGACCCTGAAGCCGGTCACTTTGGCTGCTCCTCGCTGCATTCGACACCGAGGGATGACGTAGAGGTTGAGAGAGTGGCTTCC contains:
- the LOC144521489 gene encoding protein PML-like, whose amino-acid sequence is MQKSDSDGVEKSQQSLVFFDLETTGLNQSCEIVQLAAVSGSHSLNLYVIPRCRMQRGAAKVTGFRVRRQRLYLHRQLVLTNSLREVLVSFIAFLQMLRRPLVIGHNIRCFDCPLLARALDELDLRAEFESAVSGYVDTLPLAREMLKDRGLQSFRQENLVRELLGVNYKAHDALEDVRALQALFSVLQPTPELICRHRFTLDTMKNKPAVKAAKSKVPCKPPEQHTLWENFRQSGKKEDKATS